A single window of Mangifera indica cultivar Alphonso chromosome 18, CATAS_Mindica_2.1, whole genome shotgun sequence DNA harbors:
- the LOC123202389 gene encoding cyclin-dependent protein kinase inhibitor SMR4-like: MEEDEGCTTPKRRIPAAVVCPPPPPRKKPMTGNKRDPPKNGFFHSPDLDALFAMPVIRQTCA, translated from the coding sequence atggaagaagatgaaggTTGCACCACTCCGAAGCGTAGGATCCCCGCGGCGGTCGTTTGTCCACCACCACCTCCAAGGAAGAAACCAATGACTGGTAACAAACGAGACCCGCCGAAGAACGGTTTTTTTCACTCCCCTGATCTTGATGCTTTGTTTGCGATGCCAGTAATAAGGCAAACTTGTGCTTAG